The following are encoded in a window of Ignicoccus islandicus DSM 13165 genomic DNA:
- a CDS encoding ThiF family adenylyltransferase, with the protein MKRVLIVGAGALGSWTAEILSRKGPFSFYIVDPDRVEESNLDRQLFYPQDVGKYKAEVLAQRITLMGNDAQAIISRIEDVEGISADIALALTDNIPSRIFVEERYFPTIHGMVRPEVGMVLMTTNEVKLSNLMTEGKHTGAQDVSMVVSVASLVARLALDYLIRGDTSNAGKLFLLSRYSLEVLDLE; encoded by the coding sequence ATGAAGAGAGTCTTAATTGTAGGTGCAGGCGCACTGGGGAGCTGGACGGCCGAAATACTCTCCAGAAAGGGTCCATTTTCTTTCTATATTGTTGATCCCGATAGAGTGGAGGAAAGTAATCTAGATAGGCAACTCTTCTACCCGCAAGACGTGGGAAAATACAAGGCTGAAGTTCTAGCACAAAGAATTACCCTTATGGGAAACGACGCGCAAGCAATAATTTCAAGGATAGAGGATGTTGAAGGAATAAGCGCTGACATAGCATTGGCCTTAACTGATAACATCCCTAGTAGGATATTCGTAGAAGAAAGGTATTTTCCTACTATACACGGTATGGTGAGACCCGAAGTAGGCATGGTCTTGATGACTACAAACGAAGTAAAGCTCTCCAATCTAATGACGGAAGGTAAACACACGGGCGCTCAAGACGTTTCCATGGTTGTATCGGTAGCCTCATTGGTCGCGAGGCTAGCTCTAGATTACTTAATTAGAGGCGATACGTCCAACGCGGGGAAGTTATTTCTCTTATCTAGATATTCACTCGAAGTCTTGGATCTTGAGTGA
- a CDS encoding DUF505 domain-containing protein, with protein MLLKREYLEMLEEVGDKELDINEFVKGEYEERERLIKNLLALELQDLIRPKDARNPRIFVLTEHGKKVLDIWKRLGKPQVERWLDSRIHMMLWTLWKTKSEAPKDWKTPLLERNFVNEEGKLRDEAIELLKVFEPGIRARKIRITRDLGGVLARIAPGPATTAALKNHPEDALDLLEAMDVIVYSAPDGGYYALTRLGRYLRMAIRELRPVAMEYILVNMKIIELVKKLIEGKELTDQEKFVLMNLGYMTVSEPTKAAKLLYKAIEELERGKYWETFTIGLTRVDQWVMKMIDYLWKKAETNPELKPTKSLIVDWFERHWKDIGMDEETRKELLFSDYTVGISLYRLEALELVDSYEEKSKLIYQLTDYGKQLLEVIEKGKIVEIPTYAIRPLVYADRGLPPFRSWIEEAAKEGLLGPGGMGRKGRKLAHLARVVKRRPLLTRMELLVLQKMLPSGQVQKIEELVKKFENPDEARAALYWLEMWGAVNFYDNDYVEITEIGENLKKALVATPPGIATPVHPHFLRVLEVIKELGSYEDIAEIVNRTRLTLGIVKDAIVVAREAKLLGKKDLTGEGELLLETVKEIQAHRETMAEE; from the coding sequence ATGCTACTAAAAAGAGAATATTTGGAAATGTTAGAGGAAGTGGGAGACAAGGAACTAGATATTAACGAGTTCGTAAAGGGCGAATACGAAGAAAGGGAAAGGTTAATAAAGAATCTGTTGGCCTTAGAGCTCCAAGACTTGATTCGCCCGAAGGATGCGAGGAATCCAAGGATTTTCGTCCTAACCGAACACGGTAAGAAAGTTCTAGATATATGGAAAAGGTTAGGGAAGCCTCAAGTTGAGAGGTGGTTGGACTCTAGGATACACATGATGCTATGGACTTTATGGAAGACTAAAAGCGAGGCACCTAAGGACTGGAAGACGCCGCTATTAGAGAGGAACTTCGTCAACGAGGAAGGCAAGTTAAGGGATGAAGCAATAGAGTTGCTAAAGGTGTTTGAACCAGGAATTAGAGCAAGGAAAATCAGGATTACGAGGGACTTGGGCGGAGTCTTAGCGAGAATAGCACCCGGTCCGGCTACCACTGCAGCTCTTAAGAACCATCCCGAAGACGCCTTAGACTTACTAGAAGCAATGGATGTAATAGTTTACAGTGCCCCCGATGGGGGATACTACGCGCTAACTAGGTTAGGAAGGTATTTACGAATGGCTATTAGGGAACTTCGTCCTGTTGCCATGGAGTACATTCTAGTTAATATGAAAATTATAGAGCTAGTCAAGAAGTTGATCGAAGGAAAGGAGCTTACTGATCAAGAGAAATTCGTCCTAATGAACCTAGGATACATGACCGTTTCAGAACCAACCAAGGCTGCCAAGTTGCTCTATAAGGCGATAGAGGAATTAGAGAGAGGAAAGTATTGGGAGACCTTCACCATAGGTCTAACTAGAGTGGATCAATGGGTCATGAAGATGATCGATTACCTTTGGAAGAAAGCGGAAACCAATCCGGAGCTCAAGCCGACCAAGTCATTGATAGTAGATTGGTTCGAGAGGCACTGGAAAGACATAGGAATGGACGAAGAAACTCGCAAGGAGCTGTTGTTCTCGGACTACACAGTTGGTATATCTCTCTATAGGTTAGAAGCATTGGAATTAGTCGATAGCTATGAAGAGAAATCGAAGCTCATATACCAATTAACAGACTACGGGAAACAGCTCTTAGAGGTCATCGAAAAAGGGAAGATCGTCGAAATACCTACTTACGCAATAAGACCTTTAGTGTACGCTGACAGAGGTTTGCCGCCGTTTAGATCATGGATAGAGGAGGCCGCAAAGGAAGGCCTGCTTGGTCCAGGGGGCATGGGGAGAAAGGGCAGGAAGTTGGCACACTTAGCCAGAGTAGTGAAAAGAAGGCCGCTGCTTACTAGGATGGAATTACTTGTACTCCAAAAGATGTTACCAAGCGGTCAAGTACAGAAAATAGAAGAGCTAGTGAAGAAGTTCGAAAACCCGGACGAAGCCAGGGCAGCTCTATACTGGCTGGAAATGTGGGGTGCCGTTAACTTCTACGATAACGATTACGTAGAAATAACTGAAATTGGAGAGAACTTGAAGAAGGCGTTGGTAGCCACGCCTCCCGGAATAGCTACGCCCGTACACCCACACTTCTTGAGGGTCCTAGAAGTGATAAAGGAGCTCGGAAGTTACGAAGACATTGCTGAGATAGTAAATAGGACTAGGCTTACGTTAGGTATAGTGAAAGACGCCATAGTAGTGGCTAGGGAAGCGAAGCTACTAGGTAAGAAGGATCTAACTGGCGAAGGCGAACTTCTACTAGAGACGGTAAAGGAGATACAAGCCCACAGAGAGACTATGGCAGAGGAGTAA
- a CDS encoding ABC transporter substrate-binding protein yields the protein MKRTVLALTLLSLIAFSTIALAATQEKYGGPSCSYIKEAISRAGGVEAVKNGLGTTVIKIGALIPMSGALASFANEKYAVQLAVRDLNACFKELNLPFKVEAYIEDTQTTPQVALEKARKLVNINGVHMIVGPATSAAVGTLQDIINSELKVILMSHSSTSPLVRLNNEEAIKKNGYSYVFFSISSDFFQAKALASVVKSFGYTNVVFFYRNDDYGKGFALAFKEAFSELGGTAHLVPYDPNARSYLAELRSVFNYKPQAIVWLAFDEIKVILRQALTLGLQKYPWFFTEAVKGPALISDPVVAKVLALKNVLGTAPYTSGNFIEYYKSVYGNDPVEFSDTLYDAVWLVTLGALRAASFNPNLMEHAIIEMSYIYKGFSGDKSMNAIYQEPLTTSYSVWTVKLVDGKPVFEDVGFWSPSEGLKLTVKLTPK from the coding sequence ATGAAGAGGACCGTATTAGCGTTAACTCTACTATCCTTAATAGCGTTCTCCACTATTGCATTAGCGGCAACCCAAGAGAAGTACGGTGGTCCTTCTTGTTCATATATAAAGGAAGCTATCTCCAGGGCCGGTGGCGTTGAAGCAGTAAAGAACGGCTTAGGAACTACTGTTATAAAGATCGGAGCTCTAATACCTATGAGCGGTGCGCTCGCTTCCTTCGCTAATGAGAAGTATGCAGTGCAACTAGCAGTAAGGGACCTAAACGCGTGCTTCAAGGAACTCAATTTACCCTTCAAGGTAGAAGCGTACATCGAGGACACTCAAACCACTCCCCAAGTGGCCCTAGAGAAGGCCAGGAAGCTCGTTAACATCAATGGCGTCCACATGATAGTAGGCCCCGCAACCAGTGCAGCTGTTGGAACTTTACAAGACATAATAAACAGCGAACTCAAGGTAATACTAATGAGCCACTCGAGCACCTCCCCCTTAGTGAGGTTAAACAATGAAGAAGCCATAAAGAAGAACGGTTACAGTTACGTATTCTTTAGCATTAGCAGCGACTTCTTCCAAGCCAAGGCTTTAGCTAGCGTAGTCAAGAGTTTCGGTTACACTAACGTCGTCTTCTTCTATAGGAACGACGACTACGGTAAGGGCTTCGCCTTAGCCTTCAAGGAGGCCTTTAGCGAATTAGGCGGAACCGCTCACTTAGTACCCTACGACCCCAATGCCAGGAGCTACCTAGCTGAGCTAAGGAGCGTATTCAATTACAAGCCACAAGCTATAGTTTGGCTAGCGTTCGATGAGATAAAGGTCATATTAAGGCAAGCGTTAACTCTAGGTCTACAGAAGTATCCTTGGTTCTTCACTGAAGCCGTTAAGGGTCCAGCACTGATATCCGATCCTGTTGTCGCTAAGGTTCTAGCTCTAAAGAACGTTCTGGGAACCGCTCCTTACACTAGCGGTAACTTCATTGAGTACTATAAGAGCGTCTACGGTAACGATCCGGTTGAGTTCAGCGATACTCTCTACGATGCAGTATGGTTAGTAACCCTAGGTGCCTTAAGAGCCGCTAGCTTCAACCCCAACCTAATGGAACACGCTATAATAGAGATGAGCTACATTTACAAGGGCTTCAGCGGAGACAAGTCAATGAATGCAATATATCAAGAGCCCTTGACCACCAGCTACAGCGTATGGACCGTAAAGCTGGTTGACGGTAAGCCCGTCTTCGAGGACGTAGGCTTCTGGTCGCCTTCGGAAGGTCTCAAGTTAACCGTCAAGTTAACTCCCAAGTAA
- a CDS encoding ThiF family adenylyltransferase yields MDARPRGFYERTQHYLKESGLSVEGKRVLVGGAGTLGSRIVRNLARFNFEEIYVIDFDEVGVENVGYQCFHTDEVGLNKATTLTSRLQQFHPWTKLIGIELEVPTPSGLWSDKSFGYVNELVKKVDIVVTSFDVLAPRAVLLALAVKHNKKFVNVGIGSYRGYVKVLKEGYCPICERIWDEKVRYYTDPNLAEVVAAISVQAVLFLLNGKEWPSEIHVNVNAPYSMISANDVTNEGCPLCSDEVKKLESSREFLKYLIEKTY; encoded by the coding sequence GTGGACGCTCGGCCGAGAGGATTCTACGAAAGGACTCAACATTACTTAAAGGAATCTGGATTAAGCGTTGAAGGGAAGAGAGTTCTCGTTGGTGGTGCGGGAACTTTAGGTTCCAGGATAGTTCGGAACTTGGCCAGGTTTAACTTTGAGGAAATATACGTTATAGACTTCGATGAGGTAGGCGTTGAGAACGTAGGTTATCAATGTTTCCATACGGATGAAGTTGGCCTTAACAAAGCAACGACCCTTACGTCTAGGCTTCAACAGTTCCACCCTTGGACAAAGCTAATAGGTATTGAACTTGAAGTACCAACTCCTTCAGGGCTTTGGAGCGATAAGTCCTTTGGATATGTTAACGAGCTAGTTAAAAAGGTAGATATAGTGGTAACCTCGTTCGACGTACTCGCGCCCAGGGCCGTTTTGCTTGCTCTAGCAGTAAAGCATAACAAGAAGTTCGTGAACGTAGGCATCGGAAGCTATAGGGGGTATGTTAAGGTACTGAAGGAAGGTTATTGTCCGATATGTGAGAGAATATGGGATGAAAAGGTAAGGTACTACACAGATCCTAATTTGGCTGAAGTAGTGGCGGCAATTAGCGTCCAAGCAGTTCTATTCTTGCTAAATGGTAAGGAATGGCCCAGCGAAATTCACGTTAACGTTAACGCACCTTATTCAATGATTTCAGCTAACGACGTCACAAACGAAGGATGTCCATTGTGCTCAGACGAAGTCAAAAAATTAGAGTCATCAAGAGAATTCTTGAAATACTTAATTGAAAAAACTTACTGA
- a CDS encoding DUF58 domain-containing protein has protein sequence MREYLIPAQCSLNEDGRKVALYSSIGLASAILFFPWLGPVLAASSILTAASIQAVNCNKKKKIKVRRSVERFGDTLLVKVIGPKQSEIVEVSSVQPLKGSLKSSSGILEYQIDLKTQPFVYWNGILVKVERGKCECSGYLPLNEFYAVWKIEELGLAKVIEVEGGYQAIPEIEGAREYRPGDEPRLVIWKTLNPMGTVKVKELKRVREEVVKNPNLKTFSVELGPWKINECFRSFAESVAEFLRDTGMKEVKENADLLVIGPNASIKRAANYFLLNPLACIPNVRDLFPAIEIIERKVEIELRNFMSRLSSMGSVRVIPWLEPPRYRLY, from the coding sequence GTGAGGGAATATCTAATACCAGCGCAGTGCTCTTTAAACGAAGATGGAAGGAAGGTAGCTCTATATTCATCGATAGGTCTAGCATCTGCAATACTTTTCTTCCCGTGGTTAGGACCAGTCCTCGCAGCGTCCTCCATCCTCACGGCTGCGAGTATCCAAGCAGTGAACTGTAATAAAAAGAAGAAAATAAAAGTTAGGAGGAGCGTCGAACGCTTTGGAGACACTCTACTTGTTAAGGTAATCGGACCCAAGCAATCGGAAATAGTTGAAGTATCCTCGGTCCAACCATTGAAGGGCTCCCTCAAGTCTTCTAGTGGTATTCTAGAATATCAAATAGACCTGAAGACTCAACCGTTCGTCTATTGGAACGGCATATTGGTGAAGGTAGAGAGGGGAAAATGCGAGTGCTCTGGATACCTCCCTCTTAACGAATTCTATGCAGTTTGGAAAATAGAGGAGCTCGGTTTAGCTAAGGTGATTGAGGTTGAAGGCGGATACCAAGCAATACCCGAAATAGAGGGCGCCAGAGAGTACAGGCCTGGCGATGAACCAAGGCTAGTTATATGGAAAACGTTGAACCCTATGGGCACAGTAAAGGTAAAGGAATTAAAGAGGGTTAGAGAGGAAGTGGTTAAAAACCCCAATCTGAAAACGTTCTCCGTAGAGCTAGGTCCTTGGAAAATTAACGAGTGTTTCCGTAGCTTCGCTGAATCGGTAGCGGAATTTCTTAGGGATACCGGAATGAAGGAAGTGAAGGAGAACGCAGATTTACTGGTAATCGGGCCTAACGCATCCATTAAAAGGGCAGCGAACTACTTCCTCTTGAACCCTCTAGCGTGTATACCGAACGTAAGGGACTTGTTTCCGGCTATTGAGATCATTGAGCGGAAAGTTGAGATAGAGCTTAGAAATTTCATGTCTCGATTAAGTTCCATGGGTTCAGTGAGGGTCATACCATGGTTGGAGCCTCCAAGGTACCGCTTATATTAG
- a CDS encoding YbhB/YbcL family Raf kinase inhibitor-like protein, whose translation MNLRVERKSIALIVVVAGIALFAFYQLYSLSIKTKYIEISDENIRAFIKKTRLPLIEVKTDAISNGFIKKEFTCYGNASVPKISWSRYDDAPCYAVIVFDPDTRGGTFFHLFELVDAHGNVVKVYYNSALKKGWFPVCPPKGEVHRYYFLVIALDTCELETNNLTEFLTNHSLALGYVIGKFGVK comes from the coding sequence ATGAACTTGAGAGTTGAAAGGAAGTCAATTGCTTTAATAGTTGTTGTAGCTGGTATAGCGCTCTTTGCGTTCTATCAACTATATTCGTTATCGATTAAAACAAAGTACATAGAGATAAGCGACGAAAATATAAGGGCCTTTATAAAGAAGACAAGACTTCCGCTAATAGAAGTTAAGACGGACGCGATCTCCAATGGATTTATAAAGAAGGAGTTTACGTGTTACGGTAACGCAAGCGTTCCTAAGATTTCATGGAGTAGGTATGACGATGCCCCGTGTTACGCTGTAATAGTTTTCGACCCAGATACTAGAGGCGGAACGTTCTTTCATCTATTCGAATTAGTAGATGCGCATGGGAACGTTGTTAAAGTTTATTATAATAGTGCATTGAAAAAAGGTTGGTTTCCCGTGTGCCCTCCTAAAGGAGAAGTTCACAGATATTACTTCTTAGTAATAGCATTGGATACGTGTGAATTGGAGACGAACAACTTAACAGAGTTCCTTACTAATCACTCACTGGCCCTAGGGTATGTGATAGGTAAGTTCGGGGTGAAGTAA
- the hemB gene encoding porphobilinogen synthase produces the protein MSFPYLRPRRLRKNLYLRDLVAETRVSPRDFIFPIFVKEGISEPEPINSMPGQYRWPVEKVTKIVSDALELGVRNVLIFGIPSYKDELGSSAYSKDGVVQRAVKKIRKEFGDEVVIHTDVCLCHYTTHGHCGLLTRKCVGDFCRDVIDNDSTIELLGKVAVTHAEAGADVVAPSSMMDGMVRTIRKALDEAGFTDVAIMSYAAKYASAFYGPFREAADNAPQKGDRRTYQMDPRNGEEAIKEVALDVEEGADILMVKPALAYLDVIRRVREAFPHYPLAAYNVSGEYSMVKVAAANGLVDEKKIILEILHAIKRAGANVIITYHALEAAQWLKEGLDRELF, from the coding sequence ATGTCTTTCCCTTACTTGAGACCAAGGAGACTTAGGAAGAACTTATACTTACGAGACTTAGTAGCTGAAACTAGGGTTTCTCCCCGGGATTTCATATTTCCGATCTTCGTAAAAGAGGGAATAAGTGAGCCGGAACCAATAAACAGCATGCCCGGTCAGTATAGGTGGCCTGTAGAAAAAGTTACAAAGATAGTATCTGATGCGTTGGAACTCGGTGTAAGAAACGTACTTATTTTCGGTATACCTTCGTACAAGGACGAGCTCGGCTCCTCGGCCTATTCTAAAGACGGAGTGGTTCAGCGCGCCGTCAAGAAGATAAGGAAGGAATTTGGCGACGAAGTCGTAATACACACGGACGTATGCCTATGTCACTACACCACTCACGGTCACTGTGGCTTGTTAACTAGGAAATGCGTAGGCGATTTCTGCAGAGACGTTATAGACAACGACTCAACTATAGAGCTCCTAGGTAAGGTAGCGGTTACTCACGCTGAGGCCGGTGCGGATGTAGTAGCTCCGTCTTCAATGATGGATGGTATGGTAAGGACAATTCGAAAGGCTCTCGACGAAGCCGGGTTTACCGATGTTGCGATAATGAGTTACGCAGCTAAGTACGCAAGTGCCTTCTATGGACCCTTTAGGGAAGCTGCTGATAACGCTCCGCAGAAGGGCGATAGGAGAACGTATCAGATGGATCCGCGTAACGGCGAAGAAGCGATAAAGGAAGTTGCTTTGGACGTTGAAGAAGGCGCTGACATACTGATGGTAAAACCGGCCCTGGCCTACCTAGATGTGATAAGGCGCGTAAGGGAAGCCTTCCCGCATTACCCGTTAGCGGCTTACAACGTTAGTGGAGAGTATTCCATGGTTAAAGTAGCTGCCGCCAACGGACTCGTTGACGAGAAAAAGATCATCTTAGAGATACTACACGCAATAAAGAGGGCCGGTGCGAACGTGATAATTACTTATCATGCATTAGAGGCCGCGCAATGGCTTAAAGAAGGGTTGGATAGGGAACTTTTCTAA
- a CDS encoding nucleotidyltransferase family protein has translation MKALILAGGFGKRLMPLTSERPKPMIEIAGKPILVWQIELLKRNNIKNVVVTIAHLKEVVIRELGSGHKYGVSLAYVVEDEPLGTGGAIANAKSVLEGEEKFVVMNGDIITNLNVSKLCEELKGDLVGTMALVPLPSPYGIVVFDENYKIKEFREKPRLEDYYINAGVYCFTNEIFDYLPNTGDIEKTSFPRLAREGKLKAVVFKDVYWKSIDTYKDVEEADKYLRENELFSE, from the coding sequence ATGAAGGCTCTAATTCTGGCGGGAGGGTTCGGTAAGAGACTAATGCCCCTCACTTCCGAGAGACCGAAACCAATGATAGAAATAGCGGGCAAACCCATTTTGGTATGGCAAATAGAACTTCTTAAAAGAAATAACATCAAGAACGTGGTAGTTACCATTGCCCACCTAAAGGAGGTAGTCATTAGAGAACTCGGGAGTGGTCACAAGTACGGCGTTAGCTTAGCCTATGTAGTAGAGGACGAACCCCTAGGTACGGGCGGGGCTATAGCTAACGCTAAGAGCGTATTAGAGGGAGAGGAGAAGTTCGTTGTTATGAATGGCGATATAATAACTAACTTGAACGTGTCTAAACTCTGTGAAGAATTAAAAGGAGATTTAGTAGGTACCATGGCCCTAGTCCCACTTCCGTCTCCCTATGGAATAGTCGTGTTCGATGAGAACTACAAGATAAAGGAGTTCAGAGAGAAGCCTAGGTTAGAGGACTATTACATAAACGCTGGAGTTTATTGTTTCACTAACGAAATATTTGACTACTTACCCAATACTGGAGATATCGAGAAGACCTCCTTCCCCAGACTGGCACGAGAAGGTAAGTTAAAGGCCGTAGTATTCAAAGACGTTTACTGGAAGAGTATAGACACGTATAAGGACGTCGAAGAAGCCGATAAATACCTGAGGGAAAACGAGTTATTTAGTGAATGA
- a CDS encoding PUA domain-containing protein codes for MRKNISVIDAITFIYGVKVECKELEEVRVKYSKTGMPRYIIDRNGKRLFTVRSSDGLLTLSEESAKILFDCLPGKVGKVYVTELPTKTVFNKHVVDADENLLRGVDALIVKDDELIAYGRTVVSGREMITLNMGEAIKVRGKLDWRK; via the coding sequence ATGAGGAAGAACATTTCGGTTATTGATGCGATTACATTCATTTATGGAGTTAAGGTAGAATGTAAGGAGCTAGAAGAAGTTAGAGTGAAGTATTCGAAGACGGGAATGCCTAGGTACATTATAGATCGAAATGGAAAGAGGCTCTTTACTGTTAGGTCATCGGACGGACTCCTAACTCTCTCTGAAGAATCTGCTAAGATACTATTCGATTGTTTGCCCGGAAAGGTCGGCAAGGTTTACGTTACTGAGCTACCGACAAAGACGGTTTTCAATAAACACGTCGTGGATGCAGACGAAAACTTGCTTAGGGGCGTAGACGCTTTAATAGTGAAGGACGATGAACTTATTGCATATGGTAGAACTGTCGTAAGTGGAAGGGAAATGATAACCCTTAACATGGGCGAGGCGATTAAAGTTCGGGGGAAGTTGGATTGGCGAAAGTGA
- a CDS encoding proteasome assembly chaperone family protein gives MKFVPTEAAKESYEGAYLVTGFMGFGFVGALSTEYLVEKLDMVKVGFFITKYTPDQVSYSEKYSLELPFELYYHEKSNLLVLLNRWIPHEVEKFRYAQFVVKWAKKNGVKAIYGLGGLDSSFKEEPSETLRWVKTSYYNGPLPQAKPMVGGLKVIGPLAHLLIASEIEKFPMLALLPYCESASRQDPRASAIGITELAKLIKLEVDVSDLFAKAENMEKEMEKLKKILEMSVSKKDSYYI, from the coding sequence GTGAAGTTCGTACCTACTGAGGCTGCTAAGGAGAGTTACGAAGGAGCTTACTTGGTTACAGGCTTCATGGGCTTTGGATTCGTGGGTGCTCTCTCGACTGAATACCTTGTCGAGAAATTGGACATGGTCAAAGTAGGATTCTTCATAACTAAGTACACACCAGACCAAGTCTCGTATTCTGAGAAGTATTCATTAGAGCTCCCCTTTGAGCTATACTACCACGAGAAGTCTAACTTGTTGGTCCTCTTGAACAGGTGGATTCCTCATGAAGTAGAGAAGTTTAGATACGCTCAATTCGTCGTTAAATGGGCTAAGAAGAACGGTGTGAAAGCGATATACGGTCTAGGTGGTCTCGATAGCTCCTTTAAAGAAGAGCCATCCGAAACCTTGAGATGGGTTAAGACTAGCTACTACAATGGCCCCTTACCGCAAGCGAAACCGATGGTAGGAGGCTTGAAGGTAATTGGACCATTAGCGCATCTACTCATTGCATCAGAAATAGAGAAGTTCCCGATGTTAGCCCTCTTACCCTATTGTGAATCAGCGAGTAGGCAAGACCCTCGAGCGTCAGCTATCGGAATAACGGAACTTGCGAAGTTGATTAAACTAGAAGTGGACGTTAGTGACTTATTTGCGAAGGCCGAGAACATGGAAAAGGAGATGGAGAAGCTGAAGAAGATACTTGAAATGAGTGTCTCAAAGAAAGATTCGTATTACATCTAG
- a CDS encoding DNA-directed RNA polymerase subunit G: protein MKCDGKVSKIERSKIPSVNVLTFECQDGRKVEMMVHDELLNFFEGEQGIFEISENLPEYKDGKDLCGIGMFYKDEGERKFFSIGGFLVVLHGDKNESFEYGKKYYICLKHIV, encoded by the coding sequence ATGAAGTGCGATGGCAAAGTCTCAAAAATTGAGAGGTCTAAGATACCTTCTGTAAACGTACTAACGTTCGAATGCCAAGATGGAAGAAAGGTTGAAATGATGGTTCACGATGAACTTCTTAACTTCTTTGAAGGAGAGCAAGGAATCTTTGAGATTTCAGAAAACTTGCCCGAATATAAGGATGGGAAGGACCTATGTGGAATAGGCATGTTCTATAAAGACGAGGGAGAGAGGAAATTCTTCTCTATTGGTGGATTTTTAGTGGTCCTCCATGGCGACAAAAATGAATCGTTCGAGTACGGCAAGAAGTACTATATCTGCTTGAAGCACATAGTCTGA
- a CDS encoding lysylphosphatidylglycerol synthase transmembrane domain-containing protein has product MWKKITVGIALTTLILFAYVKLTNADVSVLLKINPLVLLASSFFVIISDIVRAYRLKVLSNYVKSGLSFKESVIIWEASRLFALLTPGFYGGEVLRIGYIAKKYDLAKGIVVNVLEVTSESAAISVNAILSFILLSSFFDSTVNVASLTFSLLISAFLLAVSVLVQLTKRCPGKPEKLKKYCLPLLEAFEVAGLEAFGAAFAISLVGVVIYVFSIATIAQALNVNAFVAALVFACSLPATAIPITPGGIGLPEAIATLALPNASSVLIAWRLLNILTVLASSLFVLSIYGREIVSYLRNEDFKGSSGKELRCEI; this is encoded by the coding sequence GTGTGGAAAAAGATCACAGTTGGTATTGCACTGACGACGTTGATTCTATTCGCTTACGTTAAGTTGACTAATGCAGACGTAAGCGTATTACTTAAGATAAATCCTCTAGTACTATTAGCATCATCCTTCTTCGTTATCATTTCGGACATTGTGAGAGCGTATCGCTTGAAGGTATTAAGTAACTACGTTAAGTCCGGATTGAGCTTTAAGGAATCAGTGATAATTTGGGAAGCGAGTAGGCTCTTCGCCCTATTGACCCCCGGATTCTACGGAGGTGAAGTGCTAAGGATAGGTTATATTGCAAAGAAGTACGATTTGGCTAAGGGAATTGTTGTTAACGTGTTGGAAGTGACTTCAGAAAGCGCTGCCATTAGCGTAAATGCAATCCTTTCGTTTATTTTATTAAGTTCGTTCTTTGACTCAACGGTCAACGTTGCGTCGCTTACTTTCTCGCTCTTAATATCTGCTTTCTTGCTCGCTGTATCAGTATTGGTTCAATTAACTAAAAGGTGCCCGGGCAAACCCGAAAAACTCAAGAAATACTGCTTACCTCTCCTCGAGGCGTTTGAGGTCGCTGGCTTGGAAGCGTTCGGTGCAGCGTTTGCAATCTCCTTGGTAGGTGTGGTTATCTACGTATTCTCTATAGCTACCATAGCGCAAGCACTAAACGTTAATGCTTTCGTTGCCGCTTTAGTGTTCGCTTGTAGTCTACCAGCAACAGCCATTCCAATAACTCCAGGGGGGATCGGTCTTCCGGAAGCAATTGCGACCCTTGCCCTTCCAAATGCTTCTTCGGTTCTAATAGCTTGGAGGCTTCTCAACATATTGACTGTTCTAGCCTCGTCTCTTTTCGTGTTATCAATCTATGGCCGCGAAATTGTCTCCTATTTAAGGAATGAAGACTTCAAAGGATCTTCTGGGAAAGAATTAAGGTGTGAAATATAG